A window of the Brassica napus cultivar Da-Ae chromosome C5, Da-Ae, whole genome shotgun sequence genome harbors these coding sequences:
- the LOC111211457 gene encoding granule-bound starch synthase 1, chloroplastic/amyloplastic-like, translating into MEIASIGNSTTVITPRVKFGQSSFHSPLYINGPPSSSFSPHLSRSLITSSSVERVSLSRKMASVTASHFVSLVNNNHGGASGSEANANLSQINFKCQSTTHCGLRSFNMVDRLQRRCQAKAVSAKSSKGLQQNAPKAKRVGKIVCEKGMSMIFIGAEVGPWSKTGGLGDVLGGLPPALAARGHRVMTVCPRYDQYKDAWDTCVVVQIKVGDKVEEVRFFHCYKRGVDRVFVDHPLFLAKVVGKTGSKIYGPITGVDYTDNQLRFSLLCQAALEAPRVLNLNSSKYFSGPYGEDVVFVANDWHTALLPCYLKSMYQSRGIYMNAKVVFCIHNIAYQGRFAFDDFSLLNLPDSFKSSFDFMDGYEKPLKGRKINWMKAAILEAWRVLTVSPYYAQELISGIDRGVELHSYLRMKTVSGIINGMDVQEWNPATDKYIDIKYDITTVTEAKPLIKEALQAAVGLPVDRDVPVIGFIGRLEEQKGSDILVEAISKFMGLNVQMVILGTGKKKMEAQILELEEKFPGKAVGVAKFNVPLAHMITAGADFIIVPSRFEPCGLIQLHAMRYGTVPIVASTGGLVDTVKDGYTGFHIGRFNVKCEVVDPDDVIATAKAVARAVAVYGTPAMKEMVKNCMDQDFSWKGPARLWEKVLLSLDVAGSEAGVEGEEIAPLAKENVATP; encoded by the exons ATGGAAATCGCATCCATAGGCAACTCAACTACTGTAATAACGCCACGTGTCAAATTTGGTCAGTCCAGCTTCCACTCTCCTCTTTACATAAACGGAcctccttcttcttcgttttctccTCACCTCTCTCGCTCTCTGATCACATCTTCATCT GTGGAAagggtctctctctctcgcaaGATGGCATCTGTGACAGCTTCCCATTTTGTCTCGCTTGTCAACAACAACCATGGAGGAGCTTCAGGCTCTGAGGCCAACGCCAATCTGTCTCAGATCAACTTCAAGTGTCAATCCACGACTCACTGTGGGCTAAGATCCTTCAACATGGTGGATAGGCTTCAGAGGAGATGTCAAGCCAAAGCTGTTTCTGCTAAATCCTCAAAGGGATTACAGCAGAATGCTCCTAAAGCTAAACGTGTGGGTAAGATTGTGTGTGAGAAAGGCATGTCTATGATCTTTATTGGTGCTGAGGTTGGTCCATGGAGCAAAACCGGTGGCCTTGGTGATGTCTTAGGTGGTCTGCCTCCAGCTCTCGCC gcaAGAGGCCACCGTGTGATGACAGTATGCCCTCGGTATGACCAATATAAAGATGCTTGGGACACTTGTGTAGTGGTTCAG ATAAAAGTTGGGGATAAAGTTGAGGAGGTGCGTTTCTTTCACTGCTACAAACGAGGAGTTGATCGTGTCTTTGTCGACCATCCACTCTTCCTTGCAAag GTTGTGGGCAAAACTGGATCCAAAATCTATGGTCCTATAACTGGAGTAGACTACACTGACAACCAACTCCGGTTTAGTTTGTTGTGTCAG GCTGCCCTTGAGGCACCACGGGTTCTAAACCTGAACAGCAGCAAGTATTTCTCTGGACCATATG GGGAAGATGTTGTGTTTGTTGCCAATGATTGGCACACTGCTCTCCTTCCTTGTTACCTCAAGTCTATGTATCAGTCACGCGGAATCTACATGAATGCAAAG GTTGTGTTCTGCATTCACAACATAGCCTACCAAGGAAGATTTGCCTTCGACGACTTTTCTCTTCTCAATTTGCCTGACAGCTTTAAGAGCTCTTTCGACTTCATGGACGG TTACGAAAAGCCATTAAAAGGAAGGAAGATCAACTGGATGAAGGCTGCGATTCTAGAAGCATGGCGTGTCTTAACAGTTAGTCCATACTATGCTCAAGAGCTCATCTCTGGGATCGATAGAGGCGTGGAGCTGCATTCATACCTTCGAATGAAAACAGTTTCTGGAATTATTAACGGCATGGATGTTCAAGAATGGAACCCGGCTACTGACAAGTACATCGATATCAAATATGACATTACCACTGTAACGGAAGCTAAGCCACTGATCAAAGAAGCGCTTCAGGCCGCTGTTGGACTTCCAGTGGACAGGGATGTCCCTGTGATCGGTTTCATTGGGAGATTGGAGGAGCAGAAGGGCTCTGATATTCTCGTGGAAGCTATCTCCAAGTTCATGGGTCTCAATGTTCAGATGGTTATCCTT GGAACCGgtaagaagaagatggaggctCAGATTCTTGAACTTGAAGAGAAGTTCCCAGGGAAGGCGGTTGGAGTGGCGAAATTCAACGTGCCATTGGCTCATATGATCACAGCAGGAGCTGACTTCATCATTGTCCCCAGCAGGTTTGAGCCGTGCGGTCTCATTCAGCTGCACGCCATGAGGTATGGAACCGTCCCCATTGTGGCATCTACTGGTGGGCTTGTGGACACTGTTAAAGATGGATACACAGGTTTCCACATTGGAAGATTCAACGTCAAG TGTGAAGTTGTGGATCCAGATGATGTGATTGCAACAGCAAAGGCTGTAGCTAGAGCTGTTGCAGTGTACGGTACACCCGCTATGAAAGAGATGGTCAAGAACTGCATGGACCAAGACTTCTCCTGGAAG GGACCAGCGAGACTGTGGGAGAAGGTACTATTGTCACTAGATGTTGCCGGAAGTGAAGCTGGAGTCGAAGGTGAAGAAATAGCTCCTCTGGCGAAGGAGAACGTAGCGACACCTTGA